One stretch of Betaproteobacteria bacterium DNA includes these proteins:
- a CDS encoding TfoX family protein yields the protein MPAFKPVPMALAQCFDASLPGDERVERRKMFGCPCAFVNGNMFAGVHEDKLIVRLPPEERERSVEEGRAQPCEIMGRVMREYVLLPDPLERKAGELRGWIERAFAYASELSPKQPKEPKKKAARKAGGKPAVTRRGR from the coding sequence GTGCCCGCATTCAAGCCAGTTCCGATGGCGCTCGCCCAGTGCTTCGATGCCAGTCTACCGGGCGATGAGAGGGTGGAAAGGCGCAAGATGTTCGGCTGCCCATGCGCCTTCGTGAACGGCAATATGTTCGCGGGCGTGCATGAGGACAAGCTGATCGTCCGATTACCGCCGGAAGAACGCGAGCGGTCCGTCGAGGAAGGACGTGCCCAACCTTGCGAAATCATGGGCCGTGTCATGCGCGAATACGTGCTGTTGCCCGATCCGTTAGAAAGAAAGGCGGGCGAACTGCGGGGTTGGATCGAGCGCGCGTTCGCTTACGCGAGCGAACTATCCCCGAAGCAGCCGAAGGAGCCGAAGAAAAAGGCCGCGCGCAAAGCCGGGGGAAAGCCTGCCGTGACCCGGCGCGGCCGCTGA
- a CDS encoding META domain-containing protein produces the protein MELAMRHRLYLLCCLAAVILLHSGCGGWFTRDPGPQLVVDKTAQTLHGRPWELRAITIDGNDMVMHVDSKMSPRFDADGQAGGNGGVNDFSAGYHFGDDGVLAWEGFTLKKKAGPSEFQEKERIYLEALRRTSRAIAGKVILTLQSDGGEVVLTFLKPGTL, from the coding sequence AGCGATGCGCCACCGGCTCTATTTGTTGTGCTGCCTGGCAGCGGTCATCCTGCTACATAGCGGGTGCGGCGGCTGGTTCACGCGAGACCCCGGCCCGCAACTGGTCGTGGATAAGACCGCTCAAACCTTGCACGGCAGGCCGTGGGAATTACGCGCCATCACCATCGATGGCAACGACATGGTGATGCACGTGGATTCCAAGATGAGCCCTCGCTTCGACGCGGACGGCCAAGCGGGCGGCAATGGTGGCGTCAACGACTTCTCCGCTGGCTATCACTTCGGCGACGACGGAGTGCTCGCTTGGGAGGGGTTCACGTTGAAAAAGAAAGCCGGGCCATCGGAGTTTCAAGAGAAGGAAAGGATTTATCTGGAGGCCCTACGTAGAACGAGCCGGGCCATCGCCGGAAAAGTGATTCTCACGCTTCAGTCCGACGGCGGCGAGGTCGTGCTCACCTTCCTCAAACCGGGGACTTTGTAG